The sequence TTCTGTTGAGTCGGTTTGAGGGTCGTAAAAATCAGGAAATTGCCGACGAACTTCATATATCAATCAAAACAGTCGAGGCCCATATGACCAAAGCTCTGGTCCTTTTTCGCAAAGTTCTACAGCCATGAACCATTCTCAACCAGGGCCAACCAAAGCCATTGTATTCACTTACTTTGCCAGGCAGGCCACTCCTTTAGAACGTCAGGCCATCGAAGCTTGGCTAGAGACCGACGAAGGCAATACGCTGTATTATACATACTTAGACGAATGGGAACGCTTACATCCGCAGTTTTACCCGGACATCGATGCAGCTCATCACCATTTTGCCCAATTTATGGAGCAATCCGTTTCGGTTGAACCAACCGAGCTCAGTCGACATGAAGCTTATTTAAAATCCATTTCCACTCATAAACCAACACACTGGCTTCAGTCGCACTGGTTCTGGTGGGTGGCCGCTTCAGTCGCCCTACTTATTAGCAGCTTATTGATCACTACCGACTATTGGTATTACACGACTCGGAGCAATGGATATAAACAAATCCAGTCATTAACGCTTCCAGATGGGTCGAGAGTTTTGCTAGGGGCTAATTCTTCGGTAAAGTACGCCCGGTTTGGCTTTTCACGAGGGGCAAGACGGGTCTGGCTGGATGGTGAAGCTGAATTTAGAATCGTTCATCGACCCAACAGACAGCGATTCATCGTTAGAACACCTGACAAGACTATCGTGGAGGTACTGGGTACCGTTTTTGTCATCAACAGTCGCCGGAACAGCACACGAATTGTCCTGGAAAGTGGTCGCATTGAATTAAACACTCCCCGCACGGTCCGTCCAGTCGTACTCGCACCAGGCGACATGGCAACCGTATCTGCCCAGGGGCATCTGAAAATGCAGCATCCGTCCAATACCCTCACTCGCGTAACCTGGCACGACCACCGATTCGTTTTCGCCGATACTCCGCTAGCGGATGTTGCCAATCAACTGCATGACATCTTCGGTGTGACGGTGCAAATTCCTCAATCCGACCTGATGGCCCGTCATGTGTCTGGAACGTTCCAGGCCGAGACTGCCGATGATTTACTCCAGGCATTGTCATTGATGATGGGTCTGCATATCGACCAATCTAAAACGGTATATGTACTCACCCAGTAATTGGCGAAGTAGTTGTTTCCGTGCATCGACAGGTCGGCCGTAAGACACCCTGTTTTTTCACTGTTTATATTATTTTTTTTCTCAAAAAAATTACACTTTTTCATTAGGGTAGGTTACGTCATTTGTATCTATTTATCAAATGTAAAGCTATAAACATACTTGTTTTATAGTGTTTACTGCTTCCCAATCACCCTCTAATCGCAGTATCGTATGAACCAACTTCGTGGTAAACAGGGATATAGCCAAACCTTTCGTTTTTTATTGTTGAGTTTATTGATGATCGGAAAACTGCCCCTGATGGCGCAGATGTTAGCCCAGAATACGCACCGTACGGCTATTTACCAATCCGAATCCTATCGCCTGTCGGATGTTATTCAACAATTGAAAGAACGGTATCACGTCAATATTCTATTCGAAGAAAGTTTCCTGAAAAGCCTAACTGTCCCAGCGGAAGCAGCTCGTCCACAGGCAACACTCGAAGCCAGTTTGCAAACGCTGCTTCAACCGTTTGGCCTGCACTATCGGAAAGTGAAAAACAACTACGTTATTCTGTCGAATGGTGCTAATAAAAAGCGCTACTCGGCATCGACCGATATGGACTTGCCAGGTATTGGTCAAACGACTATTGCTGCCCTGAACCAGTTGGATGGGGCTCAGCCACAACCTGTACCGATAGCACACATGGCTCTGGCTGACCTTACAATCACGGGTACCGTTACCGACGAAAAAAATGAGGCCATGCCAGGCGTAAGCGTTGTGGTAAAAGGGACTCAGCGGGGTACGACAACAGATTCCAACGGACAGTACAAGCTGACTATTCCTGGCCGTAACGATGCAGCCACTACTGTAACACTGGTTTTCAGCTTTGTCGGTTATGTATCGCAGGAGGTATTGACGGGAAACCGGACAACGGTCGATATTCATATGGTGACGACGAATAAGTCACTCGATGAGGTAGTTGTGGTCGGATACGGAACAAAAAAGAGAGAAAACGTGACGGGCGCTATCGCTCAGGTTAGTAGCGAGGCTCTGACTAGTCGACCGATCACAAAACTTGGGCAGGCATTGCAGGGATTAATCCCAAACCTGAACGTAACAAACCCTGACGGTAATCCCAATGCAAGCCCGGCTTTTAATGTGCGGGGTAATACATCCTTGTCGGGCGGTAGCGCCCTGGTGTTAGTTGATGGCATTCAGATGGACATGAACCTGTTAAATCCAGCTGATGTAGAGACAATTACCGTGTTGAAAGATGCAGCTTCTGCCGCCATATATGGAGCACGCGGGGCATTTGGGGTTATTTTAGTAACGACGAAAAAGGGGAGTAAAGATAAAAAACCAGTTATTAGTTATGCAGGCAGCCTGCAATTTAACCGACCGACTTATCTGCCTGACCTACTGAGTACTCAGGAATACATAGAGTCGCAGAATCTTGCTCAACTAAATTTAAACGGCACCCAGAAATATACGGATGATCAGTTAAAATGGGTAAAGGATTATAGCAGCGATCCGGTCAATAACCCCACCTATCACATTCTGCCAAACGGCAAGATTTTCTGGAACGCTTCCAATAATGTAATCGAGGCAATGGTGAAGCCGTGGGCACCTGGACAAACCCACACATTGAACATAAACGGGGGAAATGCAAAAACCTCGTATTACGTTTCGGCCGGTTCATTGAAACAGGATGGTTTATTCAAAACAGCTACTGATGTATTCAAACGATATAATTTTACAACGAGCGTCAGTACCGAACTAACAAGCTGGCTAACCGTTGGCGCCAAAGCTAACTATGTATCCACTACCTACGATGAACCACATAAATACCCTAATAAGGGGTCAGACTGGTGGGAGCAGATGACTCGGGGTGAGCCGCAGGTTTTATTTCCGGCTAAAACACCTGCTAATTCTCCGGTAGGTGAAGTTATCGCGACAGAAAACTTCGTTAACTTTCTGGAAAGTGGTTCTCGTAAAATAACCAACTCGTCGACAGGCGTTTATGCTGTAAATGCTGACGCCTATGTTTCAGATGGATTGAAAATCAGCGGCAATTTCGCTTATACATCCATGCGGCAGGATATCAAAGAAACCCAGGTGGCATTCCCCTACATCCGGGATACCTGGATCCCTCAGATATCTGGCACCTCTCCCTCATTCGTGCAACGGGACTTTACTTCTTCCGGTTATTTTGCTGGGAATTTATTTGCAGACTACAAGGTATCTATAAAGCAGGATCATTTAATTTCTGCGCTGATTGGCTATAACCAGGAATGGTATAATCTGACAGCTGCCACTGTCAAAAAGCAGGATTTGATCAGCGAAAGCGTCCCCGTTCTGAACCTGGCGACAGGTATCATCACAACCTCCGATCAACAGACAGCATGGGCCATCAGGGGTGTATTTGCACGATTCAACTACGACTATCGAAGCAAGTACTTAGTTGAATTGAACAGCCGTTACGATGGCACTTCCCGTTTCCCAACCGGTCGCAGATTTGGCTACTTCCCGTCCGTTTCGATAGGGTGGCGGTTGTCCAAAGAGAAATTTATGGAACCGCTAAGCCGAGGACTTAAGGACCTCAAACTCCGGGCCTCTTACGGTAGTTTAGGGAATCAACTGCTGGCTAACAACTTCCCCTATGTTTCCCTTTTTGGAATTAACCTGCAAGTGCCTTTCATCATCGGTAGTACATTGCCTTCAGGCGTTCAGGCTCCGGGCCTGGTTAGCCCAGATTTAACCTGGGAAAAGGTATCTACACTTGATTTTGGCGCAGATGCCAACCTATGGGGCAAATTAAACGTCGGCTTTGACTGGTACCGACGA comes from Spirosoma aureum and encodes:
- a CDS encoding FecR domain-containing protein; the protein is MNHSQPGPTKAIVFTYFARQATPLERQAIEAWLETDEGNTLYYTYLDEWERLHPQFYPDIDAAHHHFAQFMEQSVSVEPTELSRHEAYLKSISTHKPTHWLQSHWFWWVAASVALLISSLLITTDYWYYTTRSNGYKQIQSLTLPDGSRVLLGANSSVKYARFGFSRGARRVWLDGEAEFRIVHRPNRQRFIVRTPDKTIVEVLGTVFVINSRRNSTRIVLESGRIELNTPRTVRPVVLAPGDMATVSAQGHLKMQHPSNTLTRVTWHDHRFVFADTPLADVANQLHDIFGVTVQIPQSDLMARHVSGTFQAETADDLLQALSLMMGLHIDQSKTVYVLTQ
- a CDS encoding SusC/RagA family TonB-linked outer membrane protein, coding for MNQLRGKQGYSQTFRFLLLSLLMIGKLPLMAQMLAQNTHRTAIYQSESYRLSDVIQQLKERYHVNILFEESFLKSLTVPAEAARPQATLEASLQTLLQPFGLHYRKVKNNYVILSNGANKKRYSASTDMDLPGIGQTTIAALNQLDGAQPQPVPIAHMALADLTITGTVTDEKNEAMPGVSVVVKGTQRGTTTDSNGQYKLTIPGRNDAATTVTLVFSFVGYVSQEVLTGNRTTVDIHMVTTNKSLDEVVVVGYGTKKRENVTGAIAQVSSEALTSRPITKLGQALQGLIPNLNVTNPDGNPNASPAFNVRGNTSLSGGSALVLVDGIQMDMNLLNPADVETITVLKDAASAAIYGARGAFGVILVTTKKGSKDKKPVISYAGSLQFNRPTYLPDLLSTQEYIESQNLAQLNLNGTQKYTDDQLKWVKDYSSDPVNNPTYHILPNGKIFWNASNNVIEAMVKPWAPGQTHTLNINGGNAKTSYYVSAGSLKQDGLFKTATDVFKRYNFTTSVSTELTSWLTVGAKANYVSTTYDEPHKYPNKGSDWWEQMTRGEPQVLFPAKTPANSPVGEVIATENFVNFLESGSRKITNSSTGVYAVNADAYVSDGLKISGNFAYTSMRQDIKETQVAFPYIRDTWIPQISGTSPSFVQRDFTSSGYFAGNLFADYKVSIKQDHLISALIGYNQEWYNLTAATVKKQDLISESVPVLNLATGIITTSDQQTAWAIRGVFARFNYDYRSKYLVELNSRYDGTSRFPTGRRFGYFPSVSIGWRLSKEKFMEPLSRGLKDLKLRASYGSLGNQLLANNFPYVSLFGINLQVPFIIGSTLPSGVQAPGLVSPDLTWEKVSTLDFGADANLWGKLNVGFDWYRRITSGMLVAGDRLPAVLGTAAPQRNGAELKTTGFELSLKWSDQVGSTHPLRYDFGVVLSNYQAVISKFDNNPSLLINNYYVGQKVGEIWGFESTGLFQANGEVSAAANQDQLGNSGKWGAGDVHYADLNGDKIITRGANTVNNPGDQRIIGNTTPKYQYGITGNFTWHNFNLNLLLQGVGKRDFVPQGNYFWGAINSGAAVGTKEVYRNSWSSANPDAYYPIYRSNSTYNILPQTRYLQSSAYLRLKNISLGYSIPQTLLQKIKLSQARIYVTGQNIWEWTKLKGNFDPEVTGSGAGTGDVGVFYPLQRVVSFGVQLSL